From a region of the Balaenoptera musculus isolate JJ_BM4_2016_0621 chromosome 15, mBalMus1.pri.v3, whole genome shotgun sequence genome:
- the POP7 gene encoding ribonuclease P protein subunit p20 — protein MAENREPRGAVEAELDPVEYTLRKRLPHRLPRRPNDIYVNMKTDFKAQLARCQKLLDGGARGQNACNEIYIHGLGLAINRAINIALQLQAGSFGSLQVAANTSTVELVDELEPEIDTREPLTRIRNNSAIHIRVFRVTPK, from the coding sequence ATGGCCGAAAACCGAGAGCCCCGCGGAGCCGTCGAGGCTGAGCTGGACCCGGTGGAGTACACCCTGCGGAAGCGGCTCCCCCATCGCCTGCCCCGGAGGCCCAATGACATTTATGTCAACATGAAGACTGACTTTAAGGCCCAGCTGGCCCGCTGCCAGAAACTGCTGGATGGAGGGGCTCGGGGTCAGAACGCATGCAATGAGATCTACATCCACGGCTTGGGCCTGGCCATCAACCGCGCCATCAACATTGCCCTACAGCTGCAGGCTGGCAGCTTCGGGTCCTTGCAGGTGGCTGCCAATACCTCCACCGTGGAGCTTGTCGATGAACTGGAACCGGAGATTGATACGCGAGAGCCGCTGACCCGGATCCGCAACAACTCGGCCATCCACATCCGTGTCTTCAGGGTCACACCCAAGTGA
- the LOC118880697 gene encoding LOW QUALITY PROTEIN: 40S ribosomal protein SA-like (The sequence of the model RefSeq protein was modified relative to this genomic sequence to represent the inferred CDS: deleted 1 base in 1 codon): MKEEDVLKFLAVGTHLGGTNLDFQMEQYTYRRKSDDIYIINLKRTWGKLLLAAHATVAIENPADVSITSSRNTGQRAGLKFAAVTGATSVAGHFTPGTFTNQTQAAFREPGLPVATDPRADHLPLPEASYVNLSTTALCNADSPLRNVHIAIPRNNKGAHSVGLMWWMLAREVLRMRGTISRKHPWEVMPHLCFYRDPEEIEKDEQAAAEKAVTKEEFQDEWTAPAPEFTATQQEAVDWSEGVQVPSVPIQQFPTDWSAQPATEHWSAQAAEWEGTSTQWS, translated from the exons ATGAAGGAGGAGGATGTCCTCAAATTCCTTGCAGTAGGAACCCACTTAGGTGGCACCAACCTTGACTTCCAAATGGAACAGTACACCTACAGAAGGAAAAGTGATGACATCTACATCATAAATCTGAAGAGAACTTGGGGGAAGCTTCTGTTGGCAGCTCATGCCACTGTTGCCATTGAAAACCCAGCTGATGTCAGTATCACATCGTCCAGGAATACTGGCCAGCGAGCTGGGCTGAAGTTTGCTGCTGTCACGGGAGCCACTTCTGTCGCTGGCCACTTCACCCCTGGGACCTTCACTAACCAGACCCAGGCAGCCTTCCGGGAGCCAGGACTTCCGGTGGCTACTGATCCCAGGGCTGACCACCTGCCTCTCCCAGAGGCCTCTTATGTTAACCTGTCTACCACTGCTCTGTGTAACGCAGACTCTCCTCTGCGA AATGTGCACATTGCCATCCCACGCAACAACAAGGGAGCTCACTCAGTGGGTCTGATGTGGTGGATGCTTGCCCGGGAAGTTCTGCGCATGCGTGGCACCATCTCCCGTAAACACCCATGGGAGGTCATGCCTCATCTCTGCTTCTACAGAGATCCTGAAGAGATTGAAAAGGACGAGCAGGCAGCAGCTGAGAAGGCTGTGACCAAGGAGGAATTTCAGGATGAATGGACTGCTCCAGCTCCTGAGTTCACTGCTACTCAGCAGGAGGCGGTGGACTGGTCTGAAGGAGTGCAGGTGCCCTCTGTGCCTATTCAGCAGTTCCCCACTGACTGGAGTGCTCAGCCTGCCACTGAACACTGGTCTGCTCAGGCCGCTGAGTGGGAAGGAACAAGCACCCAGTGGTCTTAA